Proteins encoded in a region of the Watersipora subatra chromosome 5, tzWatSuba1.1, whole genome shotgun sequence genome:
- the LOC137396374 gene encoding barrier-to-autointegration factor B-like, which yields MSSTSQKHRNFIAEPMGEKAVSELAGIGPVLSGRFTEKGFDQAYVVLGQFLLLKKDEELFQDWIKETIQANSKQARDCCNCLKEWCEANL from the exons ATGTCGTCTACCTCTCAGAAACATAGAAACTTTATTGCTGAGCCAATGGGTGAGAAGGCAGTTTCAGAATTGGCTGGAATTGGGCCTGTGTTGTCTGGAAGGTTTACAGAAAAAGGTTTTGATCAG GCTTACGTCGTACTCGGACAGTTTTTGCTCTTGAAAAAAGATGAGGAGTTATTCCAGGATTGGATAAAAGAGACTATTCAAGCGAATTCGAAGCAAGCGAGAGATTGCTGTAACTGTCTCAAGGAATGGTGTGAGGCTAACCTGTAG